ACGAATGTGAAAAAAGAGGGGACAGTCGATGTATATTTGTCTCTTAGTCACAAAACAATCCAAGTGAAAGGTGAACGTTCTATCCTAGATGAACTCGAAGAACAAGGAATTTACCCTCAAAGCGGATGTCGTATGGGTATTTGCCATACATGTGTTTGTAAAAAACAGGCTGGTGCCGTCACTGATTTATCAAATGGTGAGAAGTCACAGTTAGGTGAAGAAAATATTCAAATCTGTGTGTCACGTGCTGAATCCAATTTGGAACTCGAACTTTAAATTAAGATTATTAGGAAAAGAATTTATCATAGGATAATAAAATGAGAACGATTAGCAAAAAATTAAACAAAGAAGAAATAGAAGCATTTGGAAAAGAAGTAGATTCACTTCGAGAAGAAGTGATGTCAAAAGTTGGAAAAGAAGATGCAGATCACATCCGATTTATCTATAAGACTTACAGATACACTGAAGTTTTAGGAAGAGGATTGATTCACTTTAGTTTTGAACCAATTTCCTTTGTGGCTGGAACATTGTTGTTATCAATTTCCAAGATCATCAATAATATGGAGTTAGGTCATAACGTGTTACACGGACAATATGATTGGATGAATGATCCAAAGTTTAATTCCAGAACCTTTGAGTGGGATATCGTTTGTAATGCACACCAATGGAAGTTTTACCATAATTATATGCATCATACGTATACCAACGTTTTGAACAAAGATCATGACTATGGATACAATTTTACAAGATTAACAGAAGCACAAAAGTGGAAACCAGTTCACTTAACGCAACCGTTTACGAATATGTTCCTTGCTATGAATTTTCAGTGGGGAATTGGTGCTCATGGTTACCGAGTTGAATACTTAGAAACACCTAAAAAGTTAAGAAAGAAAAAAACTTTGAAAGATTACAAAGCAGTTTTCTTTAAAAAAATTGAAGTTCAAATGTTGAAAGATTACATTTTGTTTCCTGCGCTTGCTGGTTTAAATTTTCCAAAAGTTATCTTAGGAAATTTATTAGCTAACTTAATCAGAAACCTTTGGACTTACGCTGTGATTTTCTGCGGACATTTTACTGAAAACGCAGAATCCTTTACCACTGAAGAAATAGCAGGTGAAACGAAAGCACAATGGTATTTAAGACAATTGAAAGGTTCCTCTAATCTTGATGGAAGTAATTTGTTTTATACGATGACAGGTCATTTGAGCCATCAAATCGAGCACCATATGTTTCCTGATATGCCAGCAAAACGTTATCGTGAAGTTGCACCAAGACTAAAAGAGATTTGTGCAAAGTATGGACAACACTATAACACTGGAAGTTTTGTGAAACAATTTGGATCTGTATGGAAACGAATCATCGCTTATTCATTTCCTGATCACATTGCAAATAAAGTTATGGGAAAACGTAAGAAGTATTTAGAACCTTCTATCGTTTTAAGCCAACCAAGTTTCCAAGTTTCTCTTCCAACTGAAGAGAAATCAGTATCACTCACTTAATCTGAACAATCTTTTGGTCTTCCTCCCCGTCGCAATGGAGGAAGACCTTCCCTTTCCTTTCTCGTGGGTCCTCTATCATGGGGGGCCCTTTTTTTTATACTGAATTTAATTTGATATGGTTGGATGTAAGAATCGCATAACTGTCTTTATGAAATTCTTGGCACCATTTTGCCCGAAGTTCTTGTCTAGATTTGGATTTGTTTTTGCTTCGTTCCATAAGGTATCCAATAACCACTCGAGCAGCTGATTCCACTACTTCAAAACTATATGCTTCTTTTGTTCCTTGGTCTTGGATCAATTTGAAAGTATCAACAATTGATTCAAAAAGATTCCGTATCTCAGCGAGTGTTTTGTTTCCTTCTGATCCTTTTGCTAAGTGGTCTAAATACGCCCGAAACGTACCTGTTCCAGTCATCCCAGAAGTAATTCCGCCTATTGCAGCATTGACTTGGATTTGAGTAGTTCCATCATAAATATTTGTAATCCTTGCATCGCGATACAATCGAGAAAGATCATAATCTTCTGTATATCCAGCACCACCTAATACTTGCAATCCGTCGTAGACTAAATCATTACACATTTCTGAGTTATAATACTTTGAAATTGGAGTGAGTGTATTGGCAACTTTCTCCCAAAACTTTGCAGTTTTACTTTCTTCTGGAGAAACTTCTCGGCCATCTTCATACCAATAATATTTATCAACAGAATAGGCAGCTTCCACCATGAGACAACGCATACCAGCAAGTTCTCTCTCCATACGATCTAACATTCTTTTTACGGCTGGGATTTCATAAATTGCCTTACCAAATTGAATTCGTTCGTTAGCATATTTGAATGCTTCTTCATATGCTGCCGTAACAATTCCTGTTCCTTGGGAAGAAACACTGAGCCGAGCTCCGTTTAACATTCCCATAACGTATTTCACAAGACCAAAACCTTCTTTTCCAACTAAATGGCCTTTGCTATTTTCAAAAACAGTTTCACAAGTTGCGGATGCTTTGATCCCTAATTTTTTTTCGATCCCTTGGATTTGGTAATTTTTGTTTTCAACAATAAAGAAAGACAATCCTCTCGCTCCACTTTCTTGGGTACCGGTTCTTGCTAAGGTAAGTGTAATTCCTGGGTTTCCATTGATACCGCAGGCTACCGTTTGGAAACGTTTGGTTCCATTGAGTAACCAATCTTCTCCATTTTTTATTGCTTTCGTTGTGATATTCGGTAAGTCGGAACCAAAGTCAGGTTCAGACAATCCCATTGTGACAGTATAATTACCTGAAATGAGTTTTGGAATCCATTCCTGTTTCATCTCTTCCGAGGCGCATACTTCTAATATTGCCGCAAGTCCCATACTACCAACTGCAATGGTGATAGAACTATCAGATCGGTACATGATCTCAGCGATCATCGCTTTGATGATACTAGGTACTCCGAGTCCGCCATATTTACGTTTAAAGGCTGCAGGTCCAAGTCCAGCATCATGATACATTTGGATGACATCAACCATCTCCTTTGGATGGATGACTTCTCCATTTTCAAATTTTAATCCTTTTGCATCAACTGTCGAGGCAACTTGTGAAACATACATTCCGCTAATTTCACCACAAGACTTGAGTATCTCTTCATAATAAGCGACTGCTTCTTCTACAGAAGATGGAGCCATTTCTAATCTGGCATTTTTTGTAGATTCATAAAGTTTTGCATCGGAGAACTGATTTTCATAAATCGGTACAATCTCATTCCAATCAATTAAATCATAGAAATGTTCTTTTAAGTCTTCGTTGCTTTGGAAGTAATTATTTTGGATCATTTTTGTCCTCAGGTCAAAGAG
The sequence above is a segment of the Leptospira levettii genome. Coding sequences within it:
- a CDS encoding fatty acid desaturase family protein, which gives rise to MRTISKKLNKEEIEAFGKEVDSLREEVMSKVGKEDADHIRFIYKTYRYTEVLGRGLIHFSFEPISFVAGTLLLSISKIINNMELGHNVLHGQYDWMNDPKFNSRTFEWDIVCNAHQWKFYHNYMHHTYTNVLNKDHDYGYNFTRLTEAQKWKPVHLTQPFTNMFLAMNFQWGIGAHGYRVEYLETPKKLRKKKTLKDYKAVFFKKIEVQMLKDYILFPALAGLNFPKVILGNLLANLIRNLWTYAVIFCGHFTENAESFTTEEIAGETKAQWYLRQLKGSSNLDGSNLFYTMTGHLSHQIEHHMFPDMPAKRYREVAPRLKEICAKYGQHYNTGSFVKQFGSVWKRIIAYSFPDHIANKVMGKRKKYLEPSIVLSQPSFQVSLPTEEKSVSLT
- a CDS encoding acyl-CoA dehydrogenase family protein, which gives rise to MIQNNYFQSNEDLKEHFYDLIDWNEIVPIYENQFSDAKLYESTKNARLEMAPSSVEEAVAYYEEILKSCGEISGMYVSQVASTVDAKGLKFENGEVIHPKEMVDVIQMYHDAGLGPAAFKRKYGGLGVPSIIKAMIAEIMYRSDSSITIAVGSMGLAAILEVCASEEMKQEWIPKLISGNYTVTMGLSEPDFGSDLPNITTKAIKNGEDWLLNGTKRFQTVACGINGNPGITLTLARTGTQESGARGLSFFIVENKNYQIQGIEKKLGIKASATCETVFENSKGHLVGKEGFGLVKYVMGMLNGARLSVSSQGTGIVTAAYEEAFKYANERIQFGKAIYEIPAVKRMLDRMERELAGMRCLMVEAAYSVDKYYWYEDGREVSPEESKTAKFWEKVANTLTPISKYYNSEMCNDLVYDGLQVLGGAGYTEDYDLSRLYRDARITNIYDGTTQIQVNAAIGGITSGMTGTGTFRAYLDHLAKGSEGNKTLAEIRNLFESIVDTFKLIQDQGTKEAYSFEVVESAARVVIGYLMERSKNKSKSRQELRAKWCQEFHKDSYAILTSNHIKLNSV